From a region of the Pedosphaera parvula Ellin514 genome:
- a CDS encoding WecB/TagA/CpsF family glycosyltransferase yields the protein MSSTVNFNSYSTNPCIAILGVPFDNVSTMDAVSLVEQMVDSRHPHYFVTANVDFLVQAQEDIELRRILFDAHLVVCDGTPLIWASKMLGNPLPERVAGSDLVPLLIRIAAEKNYRLFFLGGTPESTSVALQNIRAQHPQILAEGYSPPFNKLLEMDHDEIKLRIQKFKPDLLFVSFGCPKQEKWIAMHYQSLGVPVSAGVGGTIDFLAGHLKRAPVLMQKTGTEWIFRLAQEPRRLFRRYVKDLWVFGWAILSQWWQLQFKRSKSLPAKVSAPVKSEADWQCIKLPEHLDMAAVRDDALLMDQILVDGRHCLLELEKVKFIDSTGVGFLIRLQKKVRTAGRELVLLSPSNVIMRALSLMQLQSFFASAPDFASAQQLLDIRAMERKEMVTANRTKWAESLVWQGEITAANAEDVWQQTATQLNATDSANKHVLIDLSHVRFIDSTGLGLMVRVKKASLRLGIRLEFTGTQSAVRNVLTLARLESFLLGEPK from the coding sequence ATGAGTAGCACTGTAAATTTCAATTCGTATTCCACGAATCCATGCATCGCCATTTTAGGCGTGCCGTTCGACAACGTAAGCACGATGGATGCTGTTTCTCTGGTGGAGCAGATGGTCGACTCGCGTCATCCGCATTACTTCGTGACGGCAAATGTAGACTTTCTGGTGCAAGCGCAGGAAGATATCGAACTTCGGCGCATCTTATTTGACGCCCATCTGGTCGTTTGTGACGGGACTCCCCTGATATGGGCTTCAAAAATGCTCGGCAATCCGCTGCCCGAGCGGGTGGCCGGTTCAGATTTGGTTCCGCTTTTAATTCGAATTGCTGCCGAAAAGAATTATCGACTGTTTTTCCTCGGCGGAACACCGGAATCCACCAGTGTGGCCCTGCAAAACATTCGCGCTCAACACCCCCAAATTTTGGCTGAGGGATACTCACCGCCATTTAACAAGCTCCTGGAAATGGATCACGATGAAATCAAACTTCGTATCCAAAAATTCAAACCCGACCTCTTGTTTGTCTCATTTGGCTGCCCTAAACAAGAGAAATGGATTGCGATGCATTACCAATCCCTTGGCGTCCCAGTTTCAGCGGGCGTAGGTGGGACCATTGATTTCCTTGCTGGTCACCTAAAGCGGGCTCCAGTCCTCATGCAGAAGACAGGTACGGAATGGATTTTTAGATTAGCTCAGGAGCCGCGTCGATTATTTCGACGGTATGTAAAAGATTTATGGGTGTTTGGTTGGGCGATTTTGAGCCAATGGTGGCAATTGCAATTCAAACGGTCGAAATCGTTGCCCGCAAAGGTTAGTGCGCCGGTGAAATCTGAAGCAGATTGGCAGTGCATCAAATTGCCAGAACACCTCGATATGGCCGCAGTTCGAGATGATGCTCTCCTGATGGATCAAATTCTGGTGGATGGGCGGCATTGTCTACTAGAATTGGAGAAGGTTAAATTCATTGATAGCACCGGTGTGGGCTTCCTGATCCGCCTTCAAAAGAAGGTGCGGACAGCCGGTCGCGAATTGGTGCTCCTTTCGCCGAGTAATGTCATTATGCGAGCACTCTCCCTAATGCAGCTTCAAAGTTTTTTTGCCAGCGCTCCCGATTTCGCATCGGCCCAGCAATTGCTTGATATTCGTGCGATGGAAAGGAAGGAAATGGTCACTGCAAACCGCACGAAATGGGCCGAATCTCTAGTCTGGCAGGGAGAAATAACCGCGGCCAATGCGGAAGATGTCTGGCAGCAAACAGCGACCCAACTCAATGCCACTGATTCGGCGAATAAACACGTTCTAATCGACCTTTCGCATGTACGTTTCATTGATAGCACGGGACTTGGTCTGATGGTGCGCGTGAAAAAAGCATCGCTTCGGCTCGGTATAAGGCTTGAGTTTACGGGGACGCAATCTGCAGTCCGAAACGTTCTCACGTTGGCACGGCTGGAAAGTTTTCTTCTTGGAGAGCCCAAATGA
- a CDS encoding 4'-phosphopantetheinyl transferase family protein — protein MAEGPIAPDLNLNWPAPPSALFLGLREVHVWGTILNSGPDRLGRYASILSEDEKKRAARFRFERDQNRFTVARGFLRTVLGRYLKMDPAEITFSYSDRGKPALNAPSSNPLHFNLSHSHDLALLAVTEICPVGVDVEQIRTLRDADAIADRFFSERESSALRALPPEQKPIGFFNLWTRKEAWLKATGEGISDSLDKVEVSLHPHEPAKFLGLFGKAETAAGWTLVDLAPGTGYKGALALEANDINLKCWAEGILAGK, from the coding sequence ATGGCTGAGGGTCCGATCGCGCCCGATCTCAATCTGAACTGGCCTGCGCCGCCCTCCGCTCTTTTTCTGGGCCTGCGCGAAGTCCATGTCTGGGGCACAATTCTGAATTCCGGCCCCGATCGACTCGGCCGGTATGCCTCGATTCTCTCCGAGGATGAAAAAAAACGTGCGGCACGTTTCCGCTTTGAACGCGATCAAAACCGCTTTACTGTGGCCCGTGGTTTTCTCCGGACCGTTCTTGGTCGTTATTTGAAAATGGACCCGGCAGAAATTACGTTCAGCTACTCGGACCGGGGAAAACCTGCCTTGAACGCCCCGTCAAGCAATCCGCTCCACTTTAATCTCAGCCATTCCCATGATTTGGCGCTATTGGCCGTCACAGAAATCTGTCCTGTGGGAGTGGATGTGGAACAAATCCGCACCTTGAGAGATGCCGATGCCATTGCAGACCGCTTCTTTTCGGAACGGGAAAGCAGCGCACTGAGAGCTTTGCCGCCGGAACAAAAGCCGATTGGCTTCTTCAACCTTTGGACTCGAAAGGAAGCCTGGTTGAAAGCCACAGGAGAAGGAATATCTGACTCATTGGACAAAGTCGAAGTTTCCCTGCATCCTCACGAACCGGCAAAATTCCTTGGTCTATTTGGAAAGGCAGAGACTGCAGCGGGATGGACGTTGGTGGATCTGGCACCTGGAACGGGCTATAAAGGGGCGCTGGCTTTGGAAGCAAACGATATAAATTTAAAGTGTTGGGCTGAGGGCATCCTGGCTGGAAAGTAA